A portion of the Lolium rigidum isolate FL_2022 chromosome 1, APGP_CSIRO_Lrig_0.1, whole genome shotgun sequence genome contains these proteins:
- the LOC124697261 gene encoding protein METHYLENE BLUE SENSITIVITY 2-like has product MTGKAKPKKHTAKELAAKADAALTNRGGGKAGQKDRLGQEKGGHAKMECPLCKVTAPDVKSMQIHHEARHPKIPFDPEKINNLHGSTAAAPEAAASSSKPKPGVRGSLKKTGDEQK; this is encoded by the coding sequence ATGACGGGGAAGGCGAAGCCGAAGAAGCACACGGCCAAGGAGCTGGCGGCGAAGGCCGACGCGGCGCTGACCAACCGCGGCGGGGGCAAGGCCGGCCAGAAGGACCGGCTGGGCCAGGAGAAGGGCGGCCACGCCAAGATGGAGTGCCCGCTCTGCAAGGTGACGGCCCCCGACGTCAAGTCCATGCAGATCCACCACGAGGCGCGCCACCCCAAGATCCCCTTCGACCCCGAGAAGATCAACAACCTccacggctccaccgccgccgcgcccgaggccgccgcctccagcTCCAAGCCCAAGCCCGGCGTCCGCGGCAGCCTCAAGAA